In one Acipenser ruthenus chromosome 10, fAciRut3.2 maternal haplotype, whole genome shotgun sequence genomic region, the following are encoded:
- the LOC117412948 gene encoding methyl-CpG-binding domain protein 5-like isoform X3 → MNGGREYEGGDKGGPPPAQVPIGWQRKADPNQVVYVSPSGSVLSCLEQVKTYLLTDGTCKCGLECPLILPKVFNFDPGAAVKQRTAEDVKADEDVTKLCIHKRKIIAVATLHKSMETPHPSLVLTSPGGGTSATPVVPTRSATPRAIRNKSHEGMANSVVTECKNPFKMMMMTGPRLYQQELTAGQLQDFHAGYPRQRLGSNEHGQKSPYRGSHGGLPSPASSGSQIYGDGSLSPRTDPLGSPDVFTRNNPGFHGVSNSSPIQLNNRTRLSPHAVLLHNAPAQSSCAMAGRTNIPLSPTVTTKSPILKKPMCNFPPNMDMPRAVFHHKPPQVSHPPPPPPLPPPCALQKKQITSEKDPLGILDPIPSKPVSQSHMLMNPSNFQSNVHSQVPMMNVNIPPAIVPLPSNLPLPTVKSGPVNHGSHIQRVQHVASTTISHSPVTSPVHMMGPVMGRIEASPQRSRSSSTSSDHGSFIVPPGPQASCGSMKVPPRSPRSSIGSPRPSMPSSPSTKPDGLHHQYKDVSNQLLVGKSNVLNAQSNSMFPPASAGSAPQKNHPGLLGMPLNQILNQHNAASFPASSLLSAAAKAQLANQNKLTGNNNSSSRGNSNSSSVGPVGSGGNGEGHSTLNTMFPPNNMMLTMSEGQQSGRAALRDKLMAQQKDPLRKRKQPASVFNMLKQLPMGAPEASNPGPDHLRKQGQSSLPPNNSMAHLLQTMSCHMSGNNGAGCGISNANIPCSSNQLHFTDNSLTSFPPQNLQLQHHPSREEGMHCQNVNTNLVHSGGHVPHSQFASLVNQMQAVGNCGMLNQTGVALGSPLHHQPPPQHHHHTHHHHHPSPHHPERQHHHHHYHHHHHNQELSRIQASSVAMVPNNSGSNCAQASSEAGNSGLSSSMAVAGANQPAITKTTSVMQDGVIVRTASGNPLQGQLPIGCAFPFMGQEQMFQFPQNNLASSSLPNPLNTNLLGSLSIPLAMNNQQQQQHQQQQLLNQNLLNMLAAPSGDSNLNTLGILNPNLNAALALLSNDMDGQALPPGQLQLLAALLQNQAQAAAMLPLPPFNLNLPDRLQQQQQQQQPKNNSLASMTPVLPDHLQHNQSDCSRSEALMAHPLQSSLVRNDTTPNALLLPAVTGASGLMSMNPQLLGSLLNCAMDSATNHSEVPIATSSQATTTTTTTSSSSSSSVASMAVSSLGGSAIASMAETLLNLSNNPGNATGPAKLLSGSVVPQLLNPVLGTGLLSDVSSLNSLNNPQLSNLQSLINNNNQMFHQNQQQLLQGLQGVQCHQGFQREHLFSGPADSSSPMACLFQNFQVSLPEDIAVSSKPMNLQSGMTSLPEHPHAGLPAFRDGPCESQPQRTEQTAGQQATGSLQGAGPRGDSSVDAIYKAVVDAASKGMQVVITTSVSSTTQMSPIPALSAFTASIADPVNLSHAVNAVIHGRRPSCQEPETRARNTRGSRVRKNSEQGKSTPEGGEAYEYFKSPGRNTPRKLWEVDQVPGADGNPWKFEEVLGRSAPVHSSPCKERPNSISPMLPLPIEHQQHHHHTVLMPNENRFLEENFRFNNCKRTMVNFKERLENTVERCAYINGNQPQPGRGYRELLSTPKQDLATEDQSPSSSTSLEGSLVKDYIHYNGNFSAERINGCAPSPSDTKSISSEEDLRNPDSPSSNELRHYRPRTFNAGDLVWGQIKGFPSWPGKLVREEEVHNSSVQNTEEGKVEPGKLKTLTEGLEAFNRARKRNRKGGKLNHHLEAAIHEAVSEMSGSVHQIPQMGRQVKPPKPKRRKISR, encoded by the exons atgaatggagGAAGGGAGTATGAAGGAGGGGACAAAGGAGGGCCGCCTCCCGCCCAGGTTCCAATAGGATGGCAGCGCAAGGCGGACCCAAACCAAGTGGTTTACGTAAG TCCAAGTGGCTCAGTCCTATCTTGCCTGGAGCAGGTTAAAACATACCTGTTAACTGACGGAACCTGCAAGTGCGGCTTGGAATGTCCTCTTATTCTCCCCAAG GTGTTTAATTTTGATCCTGGGGCAGCTGTCAAACAGAGGACCGCAGAAGATGTCAAAGCAGATGAAGATGTTACTAAGCTTTGCATCCATAAACGGAAAATCATTGCAGTTGCCACCCTTCATAAAAGCATGGAAACACCCCATCCTTCTCTAGTTTTAACTAGTCCAGGGGGTGGCACAA GTGCAACTCCAGTGGTACCTACACGATCAGCAACTCCAAGAGCAATAAGGAATAAATCACATGAAGGAATGGCTAATTCTGTGGTCACAGAATGCAAGAACCCTttcaagatgatgatgatgacaggTCCTAGGCTTTATCAACAGGAACTAACTGCAGGCCAGCTGCAAGATTTTCACGCTGGCTATCCAAGACAAAGGCTTGGGAGTAATGAGCATGGACAGAAGTCTCCATACCGTGGCAGTCATGGTGGATTGCCCAGCCCAGCGTCATCAGGATCTCAAATATACGGTGATGGCTCCTTGTCTCCCAGGACTGACCCTCTGGGAAGCCCTGATGTTTTCACACGGAACAATCCTGGGTTTCATGGTGTGTCTAATTCTAGCCCCATTCAATTAAACAACCGGACTCGACTATCTCCCCATGCAGTATTGCTCCATAACGCTCCAGCACAGTCATCTTGCGCCATGGCTGGAAGGACTAATATACCGCTTTCACCTACAGTGACTACAAAAAGTCCTATTCTAAAAAAGCCTATGTGTAATTTTCCACCCAATATGGACATGCCTCGAGCAGTATTTCACCATAAACCCCCTCAAGTTTCACACCCTCCCCCACCACCACCCTTACCACCCCCCTGTGCTCTTCAGAAAAAGCAAATTACTTCAGAAAAGGACCCCTTGGGCATCCTCGATCCAATCCCCAGTAAACCAGTTAGCCAGAGCCATATGTTAATGAACCCCTCTAATTTCCAGTCAAATGTCCACTCTCAGGTGCCTATGATGAATGTAAACATCCCCCCTGCTATTGTTCCCTTGCCAAGTAACCTCCCCTTGCCAACAGTCAAATCAGGACCCGTAAATCATGGCAGCCACATACAGAGGGTCCAGCATGTGGCCTCCACCACCATATCACACTCCCCAGTAACCTCCCCAGTGCACATGATGGGACCTGTCATGGGGAGGATAGAGGCATCTCCTCAAAGGTCACGCTCATCTTCCACTTCTTCAGACCATGGAAGCTTCATCGTGCCACCGGGGCCTCAGGCCAGTTGTGGTAGCATGAAGGTTCCCCCGAGGTCACCTAGGTCATCCATTGGATCACCAAGGCCATCTATGCCTTCAAGCCCCTCTACAAAGCCTGATGGTCTTCATCATCAGTACAAAGACGTCTCCAACCAGTTGCTTGTTGGCAAGAGCAACGTTCTTAACGCTCAGTCCAACTCTATGTTTCCACCCGCATCAGCCGGAAGTGCTCCGCAGAAGAATCACCCAGGGCTGCTCGGAATGCCCCTTAATCAGATCTTGAATCAACATAATGCTGCTTCGTTTCCTGCAAGTAGTTTACTGTCCGCAGCAGCTAAAGCACAGCTAGCAAATCAAAACAAATTGACTGGCAACAACAATAGCAGCAGTAGGGGGAACAGTAATAGCAGCAGTGTCGGGCCTGTTGGCAGTGGTGGTAACGGGGAAGGACATAGCACTTTAAATACCATGTTTCCCCCTAATAACATGATGCTGACGATGAGTGAAGGGCAGCAAAGTGGACGAGCTGCACTACGAGACAAGCTAATGGCTCAGCAAAAGGATCCCTTACGTAAACGAAAGCAGCCAGCTTCGGTTTTCAACATGCTCAAGCAGTTGCCGATGGGAGCTCCAGAAGCCTCCAATCCTGGACCTGACCACCTGAGGAAGCAAGGTCAAAGTTCACTTCCTCCAAATAACTCTATGGCCCATTTGCTTCAGACAATGAGCTGTCACATGAGTGGAAATAATGGCGCTGGTTGTGGTATCTCAAATGCTAATATACCTTGCTCCTCGAATCAGCTTCATTTTACAGACAACAGTTTGACTTCTTTTCCACCTCAAAACCTACAGTTGCAGCATCATCCTTCCAGGGAGGAAGGAATGCACTGCCAAAACGTAAACACTAACTTGGTTCACAGCGGAGGCCATGTCCCTCACAGCCAGTTTGCAAGTCTGGTGAATCAGATGCAAGCTGTTGGGAATTGTGGGATGCTCAATCAGACAGGAGTCGCTTTAGGGAGTCCCTTACATCACCAACCTCCCCCTCAACACCACCACCATactcaccaccaccatcaccctTCTCCTCATCATCCTGAGcgacaacatcatcatcatcattatcatcatcatcatcataaccaGGAACTTTCCAGGATCCAGGCTTCTTCAGTAGCGATGGTACCAAACAACAGTGGCAGCAACTGTGCCCAAGCAAGTTCAGAAGCag GAAATTCAGGCCTATCGTCGTCCATGGCAGTAGCCGGTGCCAATCAGCCTGCCATCACCAAGACTACATCTGTAATGCAGGATGGAGTTATTGTTCGAACCGCGAGTGGCAACCCACTGCAGGGTCAGCTACCAATTGGTTGCGCCTTTCCATTCATGGGACAAGAGCAGATGTTTCAGTTCCCACAAAATAACCTGGCCAGCAGCAGTCTCCCAAACCCCTTAAACACAAACCTTCTAGGTTCCCTCTCCATCCCTTTAGCCATGAACaatcaacagcagcagcagcatcagcaacaACAGCTCCTAAACCAGAATCTGCTAAACATGTTAGCAGCTCCTTCAGGAGACAGCAACCTCAACACACTAGGCATCCTAAACCCCAATCTTAATGCTGCTTTGGCTTTGCTCTCTAATGATATGGATGGGCAGGCATTGCCTCCTGGTCAGCTCCAGCTCCTAGCAGCTCTGCTTCAGAATCAAGCTCAGGCGGCCGCAATGCTTCCTCTCCCCCCTTTTAACTTGAACCTCCCAGATCGgttacaacagcaacaacaacaacaacaaccgaAAAACAACTCTTTAGCTTCCATGACACCAGTCCTGCCAGACCATTTACAACATAATCAGTCAGACTGCAGTAGATCAGAGGCATTGATGGCCCACCCTCTGCAGAGCTCTTTAGTGAGAAACGACACTACTCCTAATGCCCTACTCCTCCCCGCTGTCACTGGGGCCTCTGGGCTAATGTCCATGAATCCCCAGCTGTTGGGAAGCCTCCTGAACTGTGCAATGGACAGTGCTACTAATCATTCTGAGGTACCCATAGCAACCTCCTCCCAGGCAACCACTACCACAACCACTACATCGTCATCCTCCTCCTCGTCGGTGGCATCCATGGCTGTCTCCTCGCTGGGTGGGTCGGCCATAGCTTCGATGGCAGAAACACTGCTGAACCTATCGAACAACCCCGGGAACGCGACAGGACCTGCTAAACTCCTCAGTGGTTCAGTGGTGCCACAACTTCTGAACCCTGTGCTGGGGACAGGTCTGCTTA GTGATGTCTCTTCATTAAACAGTCTAAATAACCCACAGCTGAGTAATCTACAGTCACTGATTAACAACAACAACCAGATGTTTCATCAGAACCAGCAGCAGCTGCTTCAGGGACTTCAAGGTGTCCAGTGTCACCAGGGGTTCCAAAGAGAGCACCTCTTCTCTGGGCCAGCTGACAGCTCCAGCCCCATGGCCTGTCTATTTCAAAATTTTCAG gtgAGTTTACCTGAAGACATTGCTGTTTCCAGCAAACCGATGAACCTTCAGTCTGGGATGACATCACTTCCTGAGCATCCCCACGCAGGCCTACCTGCTTTCCGAGACGGCCCTTGTGAATCACAGCCACAAAGAACAGAACAAACTGCAGGCCAACAGGCCACAGGTAGCCTCCAAGGAGCAGGTCCCAGGGGGGACTCCTCTGTGGATGCAATTTACAAAGCCGTGGTGGACGCTGCCAGCAAGGGCATGCAGGTGGTCATCACCACATCCGTGAGTAGCACCACTCAGATGAGCCCCATCCCAGCTCTGAGTGCCTTTACTGCCTCCATTGCGGACCCTGTCAACCTCTCCCACGCTGTCAATGCAGTCATACACGGCAGAAGACCTTCGTGCCAAGAGCCGGAAACCCGTGCCAGAAACACTAGGGGATCGAGGGTGCGTAAGAACTCTGAGCAGGGCAAAAGCACTCCAGAAGGAGGGGAGGCCTATGAGTACTTCAAATCTCCAGGCCGCAACACCCCTAGGAAACTGTGGGAGGTAGACCAAGTCCCAGGAGCAGATGGAAATCCATGGAAGTTTGAAGAGGTTTTAGGGCGCTCTGCCCCTGTCCACAGCAGCCCTTGCAAGGAGAGGCCCAACAGCATCTCACCAATGCTGCCACTGCCTATTGAGCATCAGCAACACCACCATCATACAGTATTAATGCCAAACGAAAATCGGTTTCTTGAGGAGAACTTCAGGTTTAACAACTGCAAAAGAACTATGGTGAATTTTAAGGAGAGACTGGAGAACACAGTGGAAAGGTGTGCATACATTAACGGTAACCAGCCTCAGCCAGGCAGGGGTTACAGGGAGTTGCTGAGCACCCCCAAGCAGGACCTGGCAACAGAGGATCAATCCCCCAGCTCCTCCACCAGCTTGGAAGGTTCTTTGGTCAAAGATTACATTCATTACAACGGAAACTTCAGTGCAGAGAGAATTAATGGGTGTGCCCCGAGCCCTTCAGACACTAAAAGCATAAGCAGCGAGGAGGACTTGAGGAATCCAGACTCTCCGTCTTCCAACGAGTTAAGACATTACAGGCCTAGGACGTTCAATGCAGGTGACTTGGTCTGGGGCCAGATCAAAGGTTTCCCTTCATGGCCTGGTAAATTggtgagggaggaggaggtgCACAATTCTTCTGTACAAAACACTGAGGAGGGGAAG
- the LOC117412948 gene encoding methyl-CpG-binding domain protein 5-like isoform X1 has product MNGGREYEGGDKGGPPPAQVPIGWQRKADPNQVVYVSPSGSVLSCLEQVKTYLLTDGTCKCGLECPLILPKVFNFDPGAAVKQRTAEDVKADEDVTKLCIHKRKIIAVATLHKSMETPHPSLVLTSPGGGTSATPVVPTRSATPRAIRNKSHEGMANSVVTECKNPFKMMMMTGPRLYQQELTAGQLQDFHAGYPRQRLGSNEHGQKSPYRGSHGGLPSPASSGSQIYGDGSLSPRTDPLGSPDVFTRNNPGFHGVSNSSPIQLNNRTRLSPHAVLLHNAPAQSSCAMAGRTNIPLSPTVTTKSPILKKPMCNFPPNMDMPRAVFHHKPPQVSHPPPPPPLPPPCALQKKQITSEKDPLGILDPIPSKPVSQSHMLMNPSNFQSNVHSQVPMMNVNIPPAIVPLPSNLPLPTVKSGPVNHGSHIQRVQHVASTTISHSPVTSPVHMMGPVMGRIEASPQRSRSSSTSSDHGSFIVPPGPQASCGSMKVPPRSPRSSIGSPRPSMPSSPSTKPDGLHHQYKDVSNQLLVGKSNVLNAQSNSMFPPASAGSAPQKNHPGLLGMPLNQILNQHNAASFPASSLLSAAAKAQLANQNKLTGNNNSSSRGNSNSSSVGPVGSGGNGEGHSTLNTMFPPNNMMLTMSEGQQSGRAALRDKLMAQQKDPLRKRKQPASVFNMLKQLPMGAPEASNPGPDHLRKQGQSSLPPNNSMAHLLQTMSCHMSGNNGAGCGISNANIPCSSNQLHFTDNSLTSFPPQNLQLQHHPSREEGMHCQNVNTNLVHSGGHVPHSQFASLVNQMQAVGNCGMLNQTGVALGSPLHHQPPPQHHHHTHHHHHPSPHHPERQHHHHHYHHHHHNQELSRIQASSVAMVPNNSGSNCAQASSEAGNSGLSSSMAVAGANQPAITKTTSVMQDGVIVRTASGNPLQGQLPIGCAFPFMGQEQMFQFPQNNLASSSLPNPLNTNLLGSLSIPLAMNNQQQQQHQQQQLLNQNLLNMLAAPSGDSNLNTLGILNPNLNAALALLSNDMDGQALPPGQLQLLAALLQNQAQAAAMLPLPPFNLNLPDRLQQQQQQQQPKNNSLASMTPVLPDHLQHNQSDCSRSEALMAHPLQSSLVRNDTTPNALLLPAVTGASGLMSMNPQLLGSLLNCAMDSATNHSEVPIATSSQATTTTTTTSSSSSSSVASMAVSSLGGSAIASMAETLLNLSNNPGNATGPAKLLSGSVVPQLLNPVLGTGLLSDVSSLNSLNNPQLSNLQSLINNNNQMFHQNQQQLLQGLQGVQCHQGFQREHLFSGPADSSSPMACLFQNFQVSLPEDIAVSSKPMNLQSGMTSLPEHPHAGLPAFRDGPCESQPQRTEQTAGQQATGSLQGAGPRGDSSVDAIYKAVVDAASKGMQVVITTSVSSTTQMSPIPALSAFTASIADPVNLSHAVNAVIHGRRPSCQEPETRARNTRGSRVRKNSEQGKSTPEGGEAYEYFKSPGRNTPRKLWEVDQVPGADGNPWKFEEVLGRSAPVHSSPCKERPNSISPMLPLPIEHQQHHHHTVLMPNENRFLEENFRFNNCKRTMVNFKERLENTVERCAYINGNQPQPGRGYRELLSTPKQDLATEDQSPSSSTSLEGSLVKDYIHYNGNFSAERINGCAPSPSDTKSISSEEDLRNPDSPSSNELRHYRPRTFNAGDLVWGQIKGFPSWPGKLVREEEVHNSSVQNTEEGKVWVMWFGVHTFTQVEPGKLKTLTEGLEAFNRARKRNRKGGKLNHHLEAAIHEAVSEMSGSVHQIPQMGRQVKPPKPKRRKISR; this is encoded by the exons atgaatggagGAAGGGAGTATGAAGGAGGGGACAAAGGAGGGCCGCCTCCCGCCCAGGTTCCAATAGGATGGCAGCGCAAGGCGGACCCAAACCAAGTGGTTTACGTAAG TCCAAGTGGCTCAGTCCTATCTTGCCTGGAGCAGGTTAAAACATACCTGTTAACTGACGGAACCTGCAAGTGCGGCTTGGAATGTCCTCTTATTCTCCCCAAG GTGTTTAATTTTGATCCTGGGGCAGCTGTCAAACAGAGGACCGCAGAAGATGTCAAAGCAGATGAAGATGTTACTAAGCTTTGCATCCATAAACGGAAAATCATTGCAGTTGCCACCCTTCATAAAAGCATGGAAACACCCCATCCTTCTCTAGTTTTAACTAGTCCAGGGGGTGGCACAA GTGCAACTCCAGTGGTACCTACACGATCAGCAACTCCAAGAGCAATAAGGAATAAATCACATGAAGGAATGGCTAATTCTGTGGTCACAGAATGCAAGAACCCTttcaagatgatgatgatgacaggTCCTAGGCTTTATCAACAGGAACTAACTGCAGGCCAGCTGCAAGATTTTCACGCTGGCTATCCAAGACAAAGGCTTGGGAGTAATGAGCATGGACAGAAGTCTCCATACCGTGGCAGTCATGGTGGATTGCCCAGCCCAGCGTCATCAGGATCTCAAATATACGGTGATGGCTCCTTGTCTCCCAGGACTGACCCTCTGGGAAGCCCTGATGTTTTCACACGGAACAATCCTGGGTTTCATGGTGTGTCTAATTCTAGCCCCATTCAATTAAACAACCGGACTCGACTATCTCCCCATGCAGTATTGCTCCATAACGCTCCAGCACAGTCATCTTGCGCCATGGCTGGAAGGACTAATATACCGCTTTCACCTACAGTGACTACAAAAAGTCCTATTCTAAAAAAGCCTATGTGTAATTTTCCACCCAATATGGACATGCCTCGAGCAGTATTTCACCATAAACCCCCTCAAGTTTCACACCCTCCCCCACCACCACCCTTACCACCCCCCTGTGCTCTTCAGAAAAAGCAAATTACTTCAGAAAAGGACCCCTTGGGCATCCTCGATCCAATCCCCAGTAAACCAGTTAGCCAGAGCCATATGTTAATGAACCCCTCTAATTTCCAGTCAAATGTCCACTCTCAGGTGCCTATGATGAATGTAAACATCCCCCCTGCTATTGTTCCCTTGCCAAGTAACCTCCCCTTGCCAACAGTCAAATCAGGACCCGTAAATCATGGCAGCCACATACAGAGGGTCCAGCATGTGGCCTCCACCACCATATCACACTCCCCAGTAACCTCCCCAGTGCACATGATGGGACCTGTCATGGGGAGGATAGAGGCATCTCCTCAAAGGTCACGCTCATCTTCCACTTCTTCAGACCATGGAAGCTTCATCGTGCCACCGGGGCCTCAGGCCAGTTGTGGTAGCATGAAGGTTCCCCCGAGGTCACCTAGGTCATCCATTGGATCACCAAGGCCATCTATGCCTTCAAGCCCCTCTACAAAGCCTGATGGTCTTCATCATCAGTACAAAGACGTCTCCAACCAGTTGCTTGTTGGCAAGAGCAACGTTCTTAACGCTCAGTCCAACTCTATGTTTCCACCCGCATCAGCCGGAAGTGCTCCGCAGAAGAATCACCCAGGGCTGCTCGGAATGCCCCTTAATCAGATCTTGAATCAACATAATGCTGCTTCGTTTCCTGCAAGTAGTTTACTGTCCGCAGCAGCTAAAGCACAGCTAGCAAATCAAAACAAATTGACTGGCAACAACAATAGCAGCAGTAGGGGGAACAGTAATAGCAGCAGTGTCGGGCCTGTTGGCAGTGGTGGTAACGGGGAAGGACATAGCACTTTAAATACCATGTTTCCCCCTAATAACATGATGCTGACGATGAGTGAAGGGCAGCAAAGTGGACGAGCTGCACTACGAGACAAGCTAATGGCTCAGCAAAAGGATCCCTTACGTAAACGAAAGCAGCCAGCTTCGGTTTTCAACATGCTCAAGCAGTTGCCGATGGGAGCTCCAGAAGCCTCCAATCCTGGACCTGACCACCTGAGGAAGCAAGGTCAAAGTTCACTTCCTCCAAATAACTCTATGGCCCATTTGCTTCAGACAATGAGCTGTCACATGAGTGGAAATAATGGCGCTGGTTGTGGTATCTCAAATGCTAATATACCTTGCTCCTCGAATCAGCTTCATTTTACAGACAACAGTTTGACTTCTTTTCCACCTCAAAACCTACAGTTGCAGCATCATCCTTCCAGGGAGGAAGGAATGCACTGCCAAAACGTAAACACTAACTTGGTTCACAGCGGAGGCCATGTCCCTCACAGCCAGTTTGCAAGTCTGGTGAATCAGATGCAAGCTGTTGGGAATTGTGGGATGCTCAATCAGACAGGAGTCGCTTTAGGGAGTCCCTTACATCACCAACCTCCCCCTCAACACCACCACCATactcaccaccaccatcaccctTCTCCTCATCATCCTGAGcgacaacatcatcatcatcattatcatcatcatcatcataaccaGGAACTTTCCAGGATCCAGGCTTCTTCAGTAGCGATGGTACCAAACAACAGTGGCAGCAACTGTGCCCAAGCAAGTTCAGAAGCag GAAATTCAGGCCTATCGTCGTCCATGGCAGTAGCCGGTGCCAATCAGCCTGCCATCACCAAGACTACATCTGTAATGCAGGATGGAGTTATTGTTCGAACCGCGAGTGGCAACCCACTGCAGGGTCAGCTACCAATTGGTTGCGCCTTTCCATTCATGGGACAAGAGCAGATGTTTCAGTTCCCACAAAATAACCTGGCCAGCAGCAGTCTCCCAAACCCCTTAAACACAAACCTTCTAGGTTCCCTCTCCATCCCTTTAGCCATGAACaatcaacagcagcagcagcatcagcaacaACAGCTCCTAAACCAGAATCTGCTAAACATGTTAGCAGCTCCTTCAGGAGACAGCAACCTCAACACACTAGGCATCCTAAACCCCAATCTTAATGCTGCTTTGGCTTTGCTCTCTAATGATATGGATGGGCAGGCATTGCCTCCTGGTCAGCTCCAGCTCCTAGCAGCTCTGCTTCAGAATCAAGCTCAGGCGGCCGCAATGCTTCCTCTCCCCCCTTTTAACTTGAACCTCCCAGATCGgttacaacagcaacaacaacaacaacaaccgaAAAACAACTCTTTAGCTTCCATGACACCAGTCCTGCCAGACCATTTACAACATAATCAGTCAGACTGCAGTAGATCAGAGGCATTGATGGCCCACCCTCTGCAGAGCTCTTTAGTGAGAAACGACACTACTCCTAATGCCCTACTCCTCCCCGCTGTCACTGGGGCCTCTGGGCTAATGTCCATGAATCCCCAGCTGTTGGGAAGCCTCCTGAACTGTGCAATGGACAGTGCTACTAATCATTCTGAGGTACCCATAGCAACCTCCTCCCAGGCAACCACTACCACAACCACTACATCGTCATCCTCCTCCTCGTCGGTGGCATCCATGGCTGTCTCCTCGCTGGGTGGGTCGGCCATAGCTTCGATGGCAGAAACACTGCTGAACCTATCGAACAACCCCGGGAACGCGACAGGACCTGCTAAACTCCTCAGTGGTTCAGTGGTGCCACAACTTCTGAACCCTGTGCTGGGGACAGGTCTGCTTA GTGATGTCTCTTCATTAAACAGTCTAAATAACCCACAGCTGAGTAATCTACAGTCACTGATTAACAACAACAACCAGATGTTTCATCAGAACCAGCAGCAGCTGCTTCAGGGACTTCAAGGTGTCCAGTGTCACCAGGGGTTCCAAAGAGAGCACCTCTTCTCTGGGCCAGCTGACAGCTCCAGCCCCATGGCCTGTCTATTTCAAAATTTTCAG gtgAGTTTACCTGAAGACATTGCTGTTTCCAGCAAACCGATGAACCTTCAGTCTGGGATGACATCACTTCCTGAGCATCCCCACGCAGGCCTACCTGCTTTCCGAGACGGCCCTTGTGAATCACAGCCACAAAGAACAGAACAAACTGCAGGCCAACAGGCCACAGGTAGCCTCCAAGGAGCAGGTCCCAGGGGGGACTCCTCTGTGGATGCAATTTACAAAGCCGTGGTGGACGCTGCCAGCAAGGGCATGCAGGTGGTCATCACCACATCCGTGAGTAGCACCACTCAGATGAGCCCCATCCCAGCTCTGAGTGCCTTTACTGCCTCCATTGCGGACCCTGTCAACCTCTCCCACGCTGTCAATGCAGTCATACACGGCAGAAGACCTTCGTGCCAAGAGCCGGAAACCCGTGCCAGAAACACTAGGGGATCGAGGGTGCGTAAGAACTCTGAGCAGGGCAAAAGCACTCCAGAAGGAGGGGAGGCCTATGAGTACTTCAAATCTCCAGGCCGCAACACCCCTAGGAAACTGTGGGAGGTAGACCAAGTCCCAGGAGCAGATGGAAATCCATGGAAGTTTGAAGAGGTTTTAGGGCGCTCTGCCCCTGTCCACAGCAGCCCTTGCAAGGAGAGGCCCAACAGCATCTCACCAATGCTGCCACTGCCTATTGAGCATCAGCAACACCACCATCATACAGTATTAATGCCAAACGAAAATCGGTTTCTTGAGGAGAACTTCAGGTTTAACAACTGCAAAAGAACTATGGTGAATTTTAAGGAGAGACTGGAGAACACAGTGGAAAGGTGTGCATACATTAACGGTAACCAGCCTCAGCCAGGCAGGGGTTACAGGGAGTTGCTGAGCACCCCCAAGCAGGACCTGGCAACAGAGGATCAATCCCCCAGCTCCTCCACCAGCTTGGAAGGTTCTTTGGTCAAAGATTACATTCATTACAACGGAAACTTCAGTGCAGAGAGAATTAATGGGTGTGCCCCGAGCCCTTCAGACACTAAAAGCATAAGCAGCGAGGAGGACTTGAGGAATCCAGACTCTCCGTCTTCCAACGAGTTAAGACATTACAGGCCTAGGACGTTCAATGCAGGTGACTTGGTCTGGGGCCAGATCAAAGGTTTCCCTTCATGGCCTGGTAAATTggtgagggaggaggaggtgCACAATTCTTCTGTACAAAACACTGAGGAGGGGAAG